One window from the genome of Aliidongia dinghuensis encodes:
- the cysN gene encoding sulfate adenylyltransferase subunit CysN, with translation MAPEALPQSPTPAQTPQRDLLRFITCGSVDDGKSTLIGRLLYESKMLFDDQLAALEADSKKVGTQGGALDFALLVDGLAAEREQGITIDVAYRFFATERRKFIVADTPGHEQYTRNMVTGASTADLAVILIDARKGVLTQTRRHAYLVSLLGIRRIVLAINKMDLVDFSQEVHERIVADFTSFARQIGLDDVVAIPLSALAGDNVTEQSPRMPWYQGPALMPYLDEMALPEAKADRPFRLPVQWVNRPNLDFRGFSGLVASGRIRPGDPVRVVPSGRVSRVARIVTADGDLDEAVEGQSVTLTLTDEIDISRGDVLADAARPPEAADQFEVTLVWMAEEPMLPGRSYLLKLGTSTAQCTITSAKYKVNVNTLEHLAAKSLALNEIGICNIGLDRPIAFDAYDDNRELGGFILIDRMTNETVGAGLLHFGLRRAQNVHWQPVDIDKTAQARLKGQKPCILWFTGLSGAGKSTIANLVEQDLYARGRHTALLDGDNVRHGLNKDLGFTDADRVENIRRVAEVGKLMVEAGLIVMVSFISPFRAERQMARERVEPGEFIEIFVDTPLEIAEARDVKGLYKKARRGELAHFTGIDSPYEPPEAPDIRVNTSIMTAREAADSIIRYLIDHAII, from the coding sequence ATGGCGCCCGAAGCCCTGCCCCAGAGCCCGACGCCGGCGCAGACGCCCCAGCGCGATCTTCTGCGCTTCATCACCTGCGGCAGCGTCGACGACGGCAAGTCGACGCTGATCGGCCGGCTGCTCTACGAATCGAAGATGCTGTTCGACGACCAGCTGGCGGCCCTCGAAGCCGACAGCAAGAAGGTCGGGACCCAGGGCGGCGCGCTCGATTTCGCGCTGCTCGTCGACGGGCTCGCGGCCGAGCGCGAGCAGGGCATCACCATCGACGTCGCCTACCGCTTCTTCGCGACCGAGCGGCGCAAATTCATCGTCGCCGACACGCCAGGCCACGAGCAATACACGCGCAACATGGTGACGGGGGCGTCGACCGCCGATCTCGCCGTCATCCTGATCGATGCGCGCAAGGGCGTGCTGACCCAGACCCGGCGCCATGCCTATCTGGTCTCGCTCTTGGGCATCCGCCGGATCGTGCTCGCGATCAACAAGATGGACCTCGTCGATTTCTCGCAAGAGGTCCACGAGCGGATCGTAGCCGACTTCACCAGCTTCGCCCGGCAGATCGGCCTCGACGACGTCGTCGCGATCCCGCTGTCGGCGCTCGCCGGCGACAATGTCACGGAGCAGAGTCCGCGCATGCCCTGGTACCAGGGCCCGGCGCTCATGCCCTATCTCGACGAGATGGCGCTGCCCGAAGCGAAGGCGGACCGGCCGTTCCGCCTGCCGGTGCAATGGGTCAACCGCCCGAACCTCGATTTCCGCGGTTTCAGCGGCCTCGTCGCCTCCGGCCGCATCCGGCCGGGTGATCCGGTCCGCGTCGTGCCGTCCGGCCGCGTGAGCCGGGTCGCCCGCATCGTGACCGCCGACGGCGACCTCGACGAGGCGGTCGAAGGCCAGTCGGTGACGCTCACGCTCACGGACGAGATCGACATCAGCCGCGGCGACGTGCTGGCCGACGCCGCCCGTCCGCCCGAGGCGGCCGATCAGTTCGAGGTGACGCTCGTCTGGATGGCCGAGGAGCCGATGCTGCCCGGCCGTTCCTATCTCTTGAAGCTCGGCACCAGCACCGCGCAATGCACGATCACCTCGGCCAAGTACAAGGTGAACGTCAACACGCTCGAACACCTGGCAGCGAAGTCGCTGGCCTTGAACGAGATCGGCATCTGCAACATCGGGCTCGACCGGCCGATCGCCTTCGACGCCTACGACGACAACCGCGAGCTGGGCGGTTTCATCCTGATCGACCGGATGACCAACGAGACGGTCGGCGCGGGCCTGCTGCATTTCGGGCTCCGCCGCGCGCAGAACGTCCATTGGCAGCCGGTCGACATCGACAAGACGGCGCAGGCCCGGCTCAAGGGCCAGAAGCCCTGCATCCTATGGTTCACGGGCCTTTCCGGCGCCGGCAAGTCGACCATCGCCAACCTGGTCGAGCAGGATCTCTACGCTCGCGGCCGGCACACGGCGCTGCTCGACGGCGACAATGTGCGCCACGGCTTGAACAAGGACCTGGGCTTCACGGACGCCGACCGGGTCGAGAACATCCGCCGGGTCGCCGAGGTCGGCAAGCTGATGGTCGAGGCGGGCCTCATCGTCATGGTCTCGTTCATCTCGCCGTTCCGCGCCGAGCGGCAGATGGCGCGCGAGCGCGTCGAGCCGGGCGAATTCATCGAGATCTTCGTCGACACGCCGCTCGAGATCGCCGAGGCGCGCGACGTGAAGGGCCTCTACAAGAAGGCGCGGCGCGGCGAGCTCGCCCATTTCACCGGCATCGACAGCCCGTACGAACCGCCGGAGGCGCCCGACATCCGGGTCAACACCTCCATCATGACCGCGCGCGAGGCGGCGGACAGCATCATCCGCTACCTGATCGACCACGCGATCATCTGA
- a CDS encoding SDR family NAD(P)-dependent oxidoreductase, whose amino-acid sequence MDLQLSGKRALVTGSSSGIGEAIAKLLAAEGALVVVQGRRAAEVERVVGEIKEVGHIAAGAVGDVSRPGEAEQVVHAALAAFGGVDILINNAGAAPLAGWFDGSPELWRDLYEQNVGSVVRMVQAFVPAMRERGWGRVVNLGSIVADAPRNANPHYTATKAANVNQTVSLAKELAGTGITVNSVSPGLIRTPATEPWMQGWAKQHNWGDDWDVIERNVATHIVPNPSARMGRPGDIAYAVAFLVSPLASFINGANIRVDGGGNPTI is encoded by the coding sequence ATGGATCTGCAATTGTCCGGCAAGCGCGCCCTCGTCACCGGCTCGTCGAGCGGCATCGGCGAGGCGATCGCGAAGCTGTTGGCGGCCGAGGGCGCCCTGGTGGTGGTGCAGGGTCGCCGCGCGGCCGAGGTCGAGCGTGTCGTGGGCGAGATCAAGGAGGTCGGGCATATTGCGGCCGGCGCCGTCGGCGACGTCAGCCGGCCCGGCGAGGCGGAGCAGGTAGTGCACGCGGCGCTCGCGGCTTTCGGCGGCGTCGACATCCTGATCAACAATGCGGGGGCGGCCCCGCTCGCCGGCTGGTTCGATGGGTCGCCCGAGCTCTGGCGCGATCTCTACGAGCAGAATGTCGGCAGCGTCGTGCGCATGGTGCAGGCGTTCGTGCCGGCGATGCGCGAGCGCGGCTGGGGCCGCGTCGTCAACCTCGGCTCGATCGTGGCCGACGCGCCGCGCAACGCCAATCCGCATTACACGGCGACGAAGGCGGCCAACGTCAATCAGACGGTCAGCCTCGCCAAAGAGTTGGCCGGCACCGGCATCACGGTCAATTCGGTGAGCCCGGGCCTGATCCGCACGCCCGCGACCGAGCCCTGGATGCAGGGATGGGCGAAGCAGCACAATTGGGGCGACGACTGGGACGTGATCGAGCGCAACGTCGCGACCCACATCGTGCCCAACCCGTCCGCGCGCATGGGCCGCCCGGGCGACATTGCCTACGCGGTCGCCTTCCTCGTCTCGCCGCTCGCGAGCTTCATCAACGGCGCCAACATTCGCGTCGACGGCGGCGGCAACCCGACGATCTGA
- a CDS encoding DUF427 domain-containing protein, with product MKAIWNGAVLAESDDIVQVEGNAYFPAGSLRHDLTTDSELTTVCPWKGTAHYLNLTIDGRTNENAAWYYPAPKPAAAQIKDRVAFWKGVTIVA from the coding sequence ATGAAGGCGATCTGGAATGGTGCGGTCCTGGCTGAGAGCGACGATATCGTGCAGGTCGAGGGCAACGCCTATTTTCCCGCCGGTTCGCTGCGGCACGATCTGACGACCGACAGCGAACTCACCACCGTCTGCCCCTGGAAGGGCACGGCACATTACCTGAACCTCACGATCGACGGCCGGACCAACGAGAATGCGGCCTGGTACTATCCGGCCCCGAAGCCGGCGGCGGCGCAGATCAAGGACCGCGTCGCCTTCTGGAAGGGCGTCACGATCGTCGCCTGA
- a CDS encoding CopG family ribbon-helix-helix protein — MSRARASITVHAEKETVAEIDALAAATDRSRDDIVNQALQQYLETNAWQVERIREGIAAADAGRVRPADDVFARISAKHGWSR; from the coding sequence ATGAGCCGGGCCAGGGCATCTATAACGGTCCACGCTGAGAAGGAGACGGTCGCGGAAATCGACGCGCTTGCCGCCGCTACCGATCGTTCGCGCGACGATATCGTGAACCAGGCGCTTCAGCAGTATCTGGAAACCAATGCCTGGCAGGTCGAACGCATCCGGGAAGGCATTGCGGCTGCGGATGCCGGGCGCGTACGGCCGGCCGATGACGTGTTTGCAAGGATCTCGGCGAAACACGGCTGGTCGCGTTGA
- a CDS encoding type II toxin-antitoxin system RelE/ParE family toxin, giving the protein MRRLVFAEPAERDLDAIVDYVADEDPAAAEKIYRAIVATSRHLAGFPDSGRPGRLPDTREFPVPSQPYLIVYRAEAEVVTILAVFHGARDLARALVARRKELKE; this is encoded by the coding sequence TTGAGGCGACTGGTCTTCGCGGAGCCGGCCGAACGGGATCTCGATGCTATTGTCGACTATGTCGCCGACGAGGATCCGGCGGCGGCAGAGAAGATCTACCGGGCGATCGTTGCCACATCCCGCCATCTTGCCGGCTTTCCCGACAGCGGCCGTCCGGGGCGCTTACCTGACACCCGCGAGTTTCCGGTCCCCTCCCAGCCCTATCTGATCGTCTATCGGGCGGAGGCGGAGGTCGTCACGATCCTGGCTGTGTTTCACGGTGCGCGCGATCTTGCCCGAGCCCTTGTCGCGCGACGCAAAGAATTGAAAGAATAG
- a CDS encoding CBS domain-containing protein produces MTNVAHILQSKSDMTVYNVSPSTSMFDAISLMAEKNIGALLVMDGDTISGIVSERDYARKIILAGRSSRETPVGDVMSSPVMYVAPSASTEECMALMTKNRLRHLPVLDNGKLVGLISIGDLVKDIISEQSFMIEQLQHYISGTPA; encoded by the coding sequence ATGACGAACGTGGCCCATATCCTTCAGTCGAAATCCGACATGACCGTCTACAACGTGTCGCCGAGCACATCGATGTTCGACGCGATCTCGCTGATGGCGGAGAAGAACATCGGGGCCTTGCTCGTCATGGACGGAGACACGATCAGCGGCATCGTCTCCGAGCGCGACTATGCCCGGAAGATCATTCTGGCCGGCCGATCGTCGCGCGAGACGCCGGTCGGGGACGTCATGTCCTCCCCCGTCATGTATGTGGCGCCGTCGGCCAGCACCGAAGAATGCATGGCGCTCATGACCAAGAACCGGCTGCGCCATCTGCCCGTGCTCGACAACGGCAAGCTGGTCGGGCTCATCTCGATCGGCGACCTGGTCAAGGACATCATTTCCGAGCAGAGCTTCATGATCGAACAACTGCAGCACTACATCTCGGGGACGCCCGCCTGA
- the cysD gene encoding sulfate adenylyltransferase subunit CysD has translation MQSATVQTLPAQTLPAAGLTHLQRLEAESIHIMREVVAEAENPVMLYSIGKDSAVMLHLALKAFYPGKPPFPLLHVDTTWKFREMIVFRDQIAERYGLDLRVHINPDGLAQGVGPFTHGSERHTHVMKTEALKQALDHGRFDAAFGGARRDEEKSRAKERVFSFRTAQHRWDPKHQRPELWHLYNTRKHKGESFRVFPLSNWTELDIWLYIQEQNIPIVPLYFAKERPVVRRDGTWIMVDDARMPLEPGEEPELRRVRFRTLGCYPLTGAIESEADTLDKIIDEMLAATSSERQGRMIDKDTAASMEQKKQEGYF, from the coding sequence GTGCAGTCCGCTACCGTCCAAACGCTTCCGGCCCAAACGCTCCCGGCCGCCGGCCTTACGCACCTGCAGCGGCTGGAGGCGGAAAGCATCCACATCATGCGGGAGGTCGTGGCCGAGGCCGAGAACCCGGTGATGCTCTATTCGATCGGCAAGGACAGCGCCGTTATGCTGCACCTGGCCCTGAAAGCGTTCTATCCGGGCAAGCCGCCCTTCCCGCTGCTGCATGTCGATACCACATGGAAATTCCGTGAAATGATCGTGTTCCGCGACCAGATCGCGGAACGCTACGGGCTCGACCTGCGCGTCCATATCAATCCGGATGGGCTCGCCCAGGGCGTCGGCCCCTTCACCCACGGCTCCGAGCGGCACACCCACGTCATGAAGACCGAGGCGCTGAAGCAGGCGCTGGACCACGGGCGCTTCGACGCGGCGTTCGGCGGCGCCCGGCGCGACGAGGAGAAGAGCCGCGCCAAGGAGCGCGTCTTCAGCTTCCGCACGGCCCAACATCGCTGGGACCCGAAGCATCAGCGGCCGGAACTCTGGCACCTCTACAACACGCGCAAGCACAAGGGCGAAAGCTTCCGTGTGTTCCCGCTGTCCAATTGGACCGAGCTCGACATCTGGCTCTATATCCAGGAACAGAACATCCCGATCGTGCCGCTCTATTTCGCCAAGGAGCGCCCGGTCGTGCGCCGCGACGGCACCTGGATCATGGTCGACGACGCCCGCATGCCGCTCGAGCCCGGCGAGGAGCCCGAGCTGCGCCGGGTCCGCTTCCGCACGCTCGGCTGCTATCCCCTGACCGGCGCGATCGAGAGCGAAGCCGACACGCTCGACAAGATCATCGATGAGATGCTGGCCGCGACCAGTTCCGAACGCCAGGGCCGCATGATCGACAAGGACACCGCCGCGTCGATGGAGCAGAAGAAGCAGGAGGGCTATTTCTGA
- a CDS encoding ABC transporter permease: MSPDTLVSLLATTLTAATPLLLAAIGELVVERAGVLNLGVEGMMLTGAVSGFAAMALTGSHALALLAAILAGMGLAAVFGFLVLTLMSNQVATGLALTIFGTGLSALIGTGFTGEPVPALPKLMLPGLSTLPILGKLFEQDALVYFAVFAVAAVAWFLRSTRAGLVLRAVGEADLSAHSIGYPVLRIRFLAILFGGAMAGLGGAYLSLAYTPMWVENMTAGRGWIALAIVVFAAWRPWRAAGGAYLFGGVTVLQLYLQGSGLLPIPPQLLSMLPYLGTILVLTLISSGPFRRRFSPPACLGKPFRPPA; encoded by the coding sequence ATGAGCCCCGACACGCTCGTCTCGCTGCTGGCGACCACGCTCACCGCCGCCACCCCGCTCCTTCTGGCGGCGATCGGCGAACTGGTCGTCGAGCGCGCCGGCGTGCTCAACCTCGGCGTCGAAGGCATGATGCTGACCGGCGCCGTTTCGGGCTTCGCCGCGATGGCGCTGACCGGCAGCCACGCCTTGGCCCTCCTCGCCGCCATTCTGGCCGGCATGGGCCTGGCCGCGGTCTTCGGCTTCCTGGTGCTGACGCTCATGAGCAACCAGGTCGCGACCGGCCTGGCGCTCACCATCTTCGGCACGGGCTTGAGCGCGCTCATCGGCACCGGCTTTACCGGCGAGCCGGTGCCGGCGCTCCCCAAGCTCATGCTGCCCGGCCTCAGCACCTTGCCGATCCTCGGCAAGCTGTTCGAGCAGGACGCGCTCGTCTATTTCGCCGTCTTCGCGGTCGCGGCCGTCGCCTGGTTCCTGAGATCGACGCGGGCGGGCCTCGTGCTCCGCGCGGTCGGCGAGGCAGATCTCTCGGCCCATTCGATCGGCTATCCGGTATTGCGCATCCGCTTCCTGGCGATCCTGTTCGGCGGCGCCATGGCCGGCCTCGGCGGCGCCTACCTATCGCTCGCCTATACGCCGATGTGGGTCGAGAACATGACCGCCGGGCGCGGCTGGATTGCGCTCGCCATCGTCGTGTTCGCGGCCTGGCGGCCGTGGCGGGCGGCGGGCGGCGCCTATCTCTTCGGCGGCGTCACGGTACTGCAGCTCTACCTGCAGGGCAGCGGCCTCTTGCCGATCCCGCCGCAATTGCTTTCCATGTTGCCGTACCTGGGGACGATCCTGGTCCTGACCCTGATCTCCTCCGGCCCGTTCCGCCGCCGCTTCAGCCCGCCGGCCTGCCTCGGCAAGCCGTTCCGGCCGCCCGCATGA
- a CDS encoding glutathione peroxidase, translating into MADGKTAYDFSFRTLQGEPFDLVRFRGRPLVVVNTASKCGFTPQYAGLTEVWRRHKDQGLVIIGVPSNDFGAQEPGEADEIASFCEINYGVDFPMTEKVHVRGPAAHPLFRWLAAEGGFFSRPRWNFYKYLIGRDGRLKTWFLSPTKPDSGRFDRAVRRVIGPGDA; encoded by the coding sequence GTGGCCGACGGCAAGACTGCTTACGACTTCAGCTTCCGGACGCTCCAGGGCGAGCCGTTCGATCTTGTGCGCTTCAGGGGCCGGCCGCTCGTCGTGGTCAATACCGCGTCGAAATGCGGGTTCACGCCGCAATATGCCGGCCTCACCGAAGTCTGGCGGCGGCACAAGGACCAGGGGCTCGTGATCATCGGCGTGCCATCGAACGATTTCGGAGCCCAAGAGCCGGGCGAGGCCGACGAGATTGCCTCGTTCTGCGAGATCAATTACGGCGTCGATTTCCCGATGACGGAAAAGGTCCATGTGCGCGGGCCGGCGGCGCATCCGCTGTTCCGCTGGCTCGCGGCCGAGGGCGGCTTCTTCTCGCGGCCGCGCTGGAACTTCTACAAATACCTGATCGGCCGCGACGGGCGGCTCAAGACCTGGTTCTTGAGCCCGACCAAGCCCGACAGCGGCCGCTTCGACCGGGCCGTGCGCCGGGTGATCGGCCCGGGCGACGCCTGA
- a CDS encoding BMP family ABC transporter substrate-binding protein — MPNTVDRRRFLLGSAALGSAALASRILPARAAGPFQVGFLYVGPVGDFGWSYQHDQARKAVEAKLGDQVKTSFVENVAEGPDSERVIRQLASAGNQLIFSTSFGFMNSALKVAKQFPAVKFEQATGYKTAPNVAEYNGRFYEGRAVCGTIAGHVSKSGIVGYVGSFPIPEVVMGINAFTLAARKVNPAIKVKVIWVNSWFDPGKEADAAKSLIDQGADILCTHTDSSAIVQTAEARGVHAFGQDSDMKQFGPNAQLSAIVNNWGDYYIARTKAAMDGSWKEQSVWEGLKEGIVQLAAYGPGVTDEARKAADTTKAGIVAGTLHPFTGPVSDNKGKARIAAGAKPTDEELQKQDWYVEGVQA, encoded by the coding sequence ATGCCGAACACCGTCGACCGCCGCCGCTTTCTCCTGGGTTCGGCCGCACTTGGGAGCGCTGCGCTCGCCTCCCGCATCCTGCCGGCACGCGCCGCCGGGCCGTTCCAGGTCGGCTTCCTCTATGTCGGCCCCGTCGGCGATTTCGGCTGGAGCTACCAGCACGACCAGGCGAGGAAGGCGGTCGAGGCCAAGCTTGGCGACCAGGTGAAGACGAGCTTCGTCGAGAATGTCGCCGAGGGGCCGGACTCCGAACGGGTCATCCGCCAGCTGGCCTCGGCCGGCAACCAGCTGATCTTCTCGACCTCGTTCGGCTTCATGAACTCGGCGCTCAAGGTGGCAAAGCAGTTCCCGGCGGTGAAGTTCGAGCAGGCGACCGGCTACAAGACCGCGCCCAACGTCGCCGAATACAACGGCCGCTTCTACGAGGGCCGCGCCGTCTGCGGCACGATCGCCGGCCATGTCTCGAAATCGGGCATCGTGGGCTACGTCGGCTCGTTCCCGATCCCCGAGGTCGTGATGGGCATCAACGCCTTCACGCTCGCCGCCCGCAAGGTCAACCCGGCGATCAAGGTCAAGGTCATCTGGGTCAATTCCTGGTTCGACCCGGGCAAGGAGGCGGATGCCGCGAAGTCGCTCATCGACCAGGGCGCCGACATCCTATGCACCCACACCGACAGCTCGGCCATCGTGCAGACCGCCGAAGCGCGCGGCGTCCATGCCTTCGGCCAGGATTCCGACATGAAGCAGTTCGGGCCCAATGCCCAGCTGTCGGCGATCGTCAACAACTGGGGCGACTATTACATCGCCCGCACCAAGGCGGCGATGGACGGCAGCTGGAAGGAGCAGAGCGTCTGGGAGGGCCTCAAGGAAGGCATCGTCCAGCTCGCGGCCTATGGCCCCGGCGTCACCGATGAGGCGCGCAAGGCGGCGGACACGACCAAGGCCGGCATCGTCGCCGGCACGCTGCATCCCTTCACCGGACCGGTCAGCGATAACAAGGGCAAGGCCCGCATTGCGGCCGGCGCCAAACCGACGGACGAGGAACTCCAGAAGCAGGACTGGTACGTGGAAGGCGTGCAGGCCTGA
- a CDS encoding ABC transporter permease, producing MRLSVEPRAEPSRLLWTATPLLALAFTMAIATALFAALGHNAGQSFMAFFVSPLTSLNGLTELGVKGAPLLMIAAGLAIAFRAGVSNIGAEGQLIMGAVAGGGVALACWDLSGPWILPLMMLAGIAGGMAWAAIPAFLRVRFAVSEILTSLMLTYVASLFLNLLVYGPWRDPEGMNFPQSRLFNDDETLGILVDGTRLHTGTAIALGLTLVAWFVMTRTLTGFRIRTVGASPAAARYAGFGTDRTIWLTLLASGGLAGLAGLIEVAGPIGQIIPEITPGYGFTAIIVAFLGRLHPLGIIPAALVVALSYIGGENAQVLVGLPKAVTGVVQGLLLFVLLASDFLVRYRLKLVRPAGAAA from the coding sequence GTGAGGCTCTCTGTCGAGCCGCGCGCCGAGCCGTCGCGCCTGCTCTGGACCGCGACACCGCTCCTGGCGCTGGCATTCACCATGGCGATCGCGACCGCGCTCTTCGCCGCGCTCGGCCATAATGCCGGGCAGAGCTTCATGGCGTTCTTCGTCTCGCCGCTCACGAGTCTCAATGGCTTGACCGAGCTGGGCGTGAAGGGAGCACCCCTGCTCATGATCGCGGCCGGCCTCGCGATCGCGTTCCGTGCCGGCGTCTCCAACATCGGTGCCGAGGGGCAGCTCATCATGGGCGCCGTCGCCGGCGGCGGCGTGGCGCTTGCCTGCTGGGACCTGTCGGGCCCCTGGATTCTGCCGCTCATGATGCTGGCCGGGATCGCAGGCGGCATGGCCTGGGCCGCGATCCCCGCCTTCCTGCGCGTGCGCTTCGCGGTCAGCGAGATCCTGACCAGCCTGATGCTGACTTATGTCGCCTCGCTGTTCCTGAACCTGCTGGTCTACGGCCCCTGGCGCGATCCCGAGGGCATGAACTTCCCGCAGTCGCGCCTGTTCAACGACGACGAGACGCTGGGCATCCTCGTCGACGGCACGCGGCTCCACACCGGCACGGCGATCGCCCTCGGCCTGACGCTCGTCGCCTGGTTCGTCATGACCCGGACGCTTACAGGCTTCCGCATCCGCACGGTCGGCGCCTCGCCCGCGGCGGCGCGCTATGCCGGCTTCGGCACGGACCGGACGATCTGGCTGACGCTGCTTGCCAGCGGCGGGCTCGCGGGCTTGGCCGGCCTCATCGAGGTCGCGGGGCCGATCGGCCAGATCATCCCGGAGATCACGCCCGGCTACGGCTTCACGGCGATCATCGTTGCGTTTCTCGGGCGCCTGCATCCCTTGGGCATCATCCCGGCGGCGCTCGTCGTCGCCCTCTCCTACATCGGCGGCGAGAACGCGCAGGTGCTGGTGGGATTGCCCAAGGCGGTGACCGGCGTGGTGCAAGGCCTGCTGCTGTTCGTGCTGCTCGCCTCCGACTTCCTGGTGCGCTATCGCCTCAAGCTCGTGCGCCCGGCCGGAGCCGCGGCATGA
- a CDS encoding helix-turn-helix domain-containing protein — translation MSSKIPPAEWDAIAARRDNGESVAYIARTYETSPATIYGILKKVAEAKAGQAPSPTQEAPAQEPPAPAAPQPAAPVVKARPAEAPAARPAVAPAPAAAETAPAATVPPRREPSRLTLASAAPPRPAPAPAPTPAPTPAPVQAAPAPVAPATPAPATPAQAPAAPATAAPQAQPATPFRFTYENRAVEPPPRQPRQPMPPRPFAEQEPKTALNANLDAELRAQADAAIATFQSAFEQVLGEETAATRKALRQAASDLMRVAARTTIALERKDAIADRAAMPQMQRYRNEPPGEPGGEFRHGRRPPRN, via the coding sequence ATGAGCTCGAAAATCCCGCCAGCGGAATGGGACGCCATCGCGGCGCGTCGCGACAATGGCGAATCCGTCGCCTATATCGCCCGCACCTACGAAACCAGCCCGGCCACGATCTACGGCATCTTGAAGAAGGTCGCCGAAGCCAAGGCGGGGCAAGCGCCCAGCCCCACACAAGAAGCGCCTGCCCAGGAACCCCCTGCCCCGGCAGCGCCGCAGCCCGCTGCACCGGTGGTCAAAGCCCGGCCTGCCGAGGCACCCGCGGCCCGGCCTGCAGTGGCACCGGCGCCGGCCGCAGCGGAGACTGCACCGGCCGCGACTGTGCCGCCGCGGCGGGAACCGTCGCGCCTGACCCTGGCGTCGGCAGCGCCGCCGCGACCGGCCCCAGCGCCCGCCCCCACGCCTGCTCCGACGCCTGCACCTGTCCAGGCGGCACCGGCTCCGGTGGCGCCGGCGACACCGGCTCCAGCAACGCCAGCCCAGGCCCCGGCCGCGCCGGCGACCGCGGCCCCCCAGGCGCAGCCGGCAACACCGTTCCGCTTCACCTATGAGAACCGTGCGGTCGAGCCGCCGCCGCGCCAGCCGCGGCAGCCGATGCCGCCCCGGCCCTTTGCCGAGCAGGAGCCGAAGACGGCGCTCAACGCCAACCTGGACGCGGAGTTGCGCGCCCAGGCGGACGCCGCGATCGCCACGTTCCAGAGCGCGTTCGAGCAGGTGCTCGGCGAGGAGACCGCGGCGACGCGCAAGGCGTTGCGCCAGGCGGCGTCCGACCTCATGCGCGTCGCTGCCCGCACGACGATCGCGCTCGAGCGCAAGGACGCAATCGCCGACCGCGCCGCCATGCCGCAGATGCAGCGCTATCGGAACGAGCCGCCCGGCGAGCCCGGCGGCGAGTTCCGCCACGGCCGCCGTCCCCCACGCAACTGA
- a CDS encoding DUF3466 family protein — protein MMPYARERLSGGRDYARRALTVFALLALSAFHPAAGQSFAIQDLGTLGGTSSQAAGINDRGQVVGQADTANGVSHAFLFEKGVMTDLGTLGGSSAAFGINEPGQVVGSSNTHSTIQDAFLFENGVMTDIIPGDARTFATGINNRGQIVGYTGERHGRPLTAAFLYEDGVVTVLPGSLPGASFSAAFGINDRGQIVGSAIISPGPYHAFLFENGVMSDLGTLSGASLSSSRAFGINNRGQVVGVSDTANSQHAFFFDNGIMTDLGTLPGGSFSQALGINERGQVVGEADTASGALHAFLFDNGVMTDLGTLPGGSFSQAFGINNRGEVVGVASTASGAQHAVLWTP, from the coding sequence ATGATGCCCTACGCACGCGAGCGATTGAGCGGGGGGCGCGACTACGCCCGCCGCGCGCTGACGGTTTTCGCCCTGTTGGCCCTTTCCGCGTTCCATCCTGCCGCCGGCCAAAGTTTCGCCATACAGGACCTAGGCACGCTCGGCGGCACCTCGAGCCAGGCGGCCGGCATCAACGATCGCGGACAAGTGGTGGGCCAAGCGGACACCGCGAACGGAGTTTCGCATGCCTTCTTGTTTGAAAAGGGGGTGATGACCGACCTCGGCACGCTCGGTGGCAGCAGTGCCGCGTTCGGGATCAACGAGCCAGGCCAAGTGGTCGGCAGTTCGAATACCCACAGCACAATCCAGGACGCTTTTCTATTTGAAAACGGGGTGATGACGGACATCATTCCTGGTGATGCTCGCACTTTTGCTACCGGCATAAACAATCGCGGCCAAATCGTCGGCTACACTGGCGAGAGACACGGTCGACCACTCACGGCGGCTTTTCTATATGAAGACGGGGTGGTGACCGTGCTTCCCGGTTCGCTCCCCGGTGCTTCCTTTAGCGCAGCTTTTGGGATTAACGACCGCGGCCAAATAGTGGGATCGGCGATTATCTCGCCCGGACCCTATCACGCTTTTCTGTTTGAAAATGGAGTAATGTCCGATCTCGGCACGCTCTCGGGCGCTAGCTTGAGCAGCAGCCGGGCTTTCGGGATCAACAACCGCGGCCAGGTGGTGGGTGTATCGGACACCGCGAACTCTCAGCACGCTTTCTTCTTTGACAATGGGATAATGACTGACCTCGGCACGCTCCCGGGCGGCAGCTTCAGCCAGGCTCTGGGGATTAACGAGCGCGGCCAAGTGGTTGGCGAGGCGGACACGGCAAGCGGAGCCCTCCACGCTTTCTTGTTTGACAATGGGGTAATGACTGACCTCGGCACGCTCCCGGGCGGCAGCTTCAGCCAGGCTTTCGGGATCAACAACCGCGGTGAGGTGGTAGGCGTGGCGAGCACCGCAAGCGGAGCCCAGCACGCTGTTCTCTGGACGCCATAG